The Besnoitia besnoiti strain Bb-Ger1 chromosome IV, whole genome shotgun sequence genome contains a region encoding:
- a CDS encoding hypothetical protein (encoded by transcript BESB_052240): protein MAASLCAGVPQALPPELEHLLSPTPSPEASDAAVNAVTDWLALPARGAATGGSAALVASERAPAQDSHSAAPSSSSAPASPPSEEGARTEADGGVGGSVTETRAAAPPSLLATRVQLLYRFLLQHLDASPALASAACDFLPPLLEASSFLLSEAQREFLAAQRAGAETGAASGCVETVPSHWPQPHPPRPSTQNPQNPYLLLLSCATKPSVADSLRRAMTSAPHCFYPPPPSPLVFGVTVPLPLSPSSALLPSPCPAPSSASHASSVDSSSVDSASLDSSSSSSEASCLSLPVVALVTALSRAAKPRELFIGLSACLASSSLVLPSLRLLLLPVLAACCGEIQRKRAHFVVQASTLVLHATLKTRSRAFHVGLHQRLRGGPAADPARSLWGDDAEASCSMWERTFRPLYPPQARRFVFPEAADDDSTAAKGTAYPARLCGHADAASAALEPEVEPDGDSAGRGDMPAAVLFPAAAPPALWTLCALTGFLRCMCVALAAADIREGRVDAEGASTPAEEPDERRGDDPRAVGPLTVLATCLRILELFVPMTPDAQLAPRETSCDLHAALPRGAPAPCGDEAHWSAVVGGSLDALRDACARTLHSSASPRSSLAGTRPSASSSCPSLPQSLPGLLSCLGSLVWAAAFLHERHRGGLLPSLTGLLNTTALPSPNQGDLEISPFSLAFLTYLLLALPLCGVAALPSPLSALARAAMAFRASFLLLSYANPHAAAALHRVPSCSKKERGAEGAACGKGDTPSREATAQHAAAAAAVHAAGLPERHTWLVERKAEQLCLLATDFLCFARRERPQVFAALGAAGFCPQPYWKLLLALLTSGGNAAATATVAADALRCTRNPKMLPPRRRDKTGKEGDEDGSSYLWFRALPGRAGGARDMEDVQVLFECFSQATAMYPLAVQEDLCLSLIHKAPQLPDAAVGAILILLKRRWTDAVLRVARCESDEAASAAEGDRPREAPSGDALRREDALQAAVAASAATETRLTASASLPRAAGFVSAAQVENAELLWRVIKTALLEEGEGTVLENSERLTTVLNWLKLCIYNPPSAGARETKRVVSARSEGGKTGMERPDATQRAEKGEEAEEVEGAADPGEVQGVAVSPSRSASLAGRAEGRQRGVFEQFGDWLLARGEGELTRALEQLAARLDMEHSILRRREDGAEADAAGHQAPLASLLSSVARECLHQAHMPDGVLAQAGGIGAGAAQLELLVPSSRGGRGAHAGTGALKPRKRTVEEEMKLALTQQALSDVRQALQTRRERRRRSAA, encoded by the exons ATGGCAGCGTCCCTATGTGCAGGCGTGCCGCAGGCACTTCCCCCAGAGCTCGAGCACCTCCTCTCTCCCACGCCCTCTCCGGAGGCTTCAGATGCCGCAGTCAACGCCGTGACTGACTGGCTGGCGcttcctgcgcgcggcgccgccactgGGGGGTCGGCAGCTCTAGTCGCTTCTGAGCGGGCGCCTGCTCAGGATTCGcattccgccgcgccgtcctcttcttcggctcctgcctcgcctccctcggaGGAGGGGGCTCGAACGGAGGCCGATGGAGGAGTGGGCGGATCGGtgacggagacgcgcgctgccgcgccgccttcgcttctcgcgacgcgcgtgcagctgctCTACAGGTTCCTCCTGCAGCATCTGGATGCCTCCCCCGCGCTGgcgtcggctgcgtgcgACTTTCTTCCTCCCCTCCTCGAAGCCTCGTCTTTCCTGCTCtccgaggcgcagcgagagttcctcgctgcgcagcgcgcgggagccgagaccggcgcagcctctggaTGTGTGGAGACCGTGCCCTCTCACTGGCCTCAGCCgcatccgccgcgcccgagtACGCAGAATCCGCAGAATCCTTACCTCCTTCTTCTAAGCTGCGCGACCAAACCGAGCGTCGCGGACAGCCTAAGGCGCGCAATGACCTCGGCGCCACACTGCTTCTAcccgccccctccctctcccctaGTATTCGGCGTCACGGTCCCcctgccgctgtcgccgtcctctgcgctgctgccttcgccctgccctgctccttcttccgcttcccaTGCTTCGTCTGTAGATTCTTCGTCTGTTGATTCTGCCTCTCTTgactcttcgtcttcgtcctctgaaGCCTcgtgcctctcgctgccggtGGTTGCGCTGGTGACTGCCTTGAGTCGCGCGGCCAAACCGCGGGAGTTGTTCATCGGTTTGTCTGCCTGTctggcgtcttcctcgctagtgctgccgtctctgcggctgttGCTGCTGCCTGTGTtggccgcctgctgcggcgaaaTCCAGCGCAAGCGCGCCCACTTCGTCGTGCAAGCATCGACGCTCGTGCTGCACGCGACGCTCaagacgcggtcgcgcgcaTTCCACGTGGGACTCCaccagcgtctccgcgggggGCCCGCGGCCGAtccggcgcgcagcctctggggcgacgacgccgaagccTCGTGCTCCATGTGGGAGCGCACCTTCAGACCGCTTTACCCGCCTCAAgcgcgccgcttcgtcttcccagaggcggcggacgacgactcCACGGCTGCCAAAGGGACAGCTTacccggcgcgcctctgcggacacgccgacgccgcgtccgcggctctgGAGCCCGAAGTGGAGCCCGACGGAGACTCCGCGGGACGAGGAGACATGCCCGCGGCCGTCCTGTtccccgctgccgccccgccggccCTCTGGACGCTCTGCGCACTTACCGGCTTCTTGCGGTGCATGTGCGTCGCGCTGGCTGCGGCAGATATTCGCGAGGGGAGAGTTGACGCGGAAGGTGCCTCGACGCCGGCAGAGGAGCCCgacgagcggcgaggcgacgacccgcgcgccgtcggaCCGCTCACGGTGCTGGCGACGTGTCTACGCATTCTCGAGCTCTTCGTCCCGATGACGCCCGACGCGCAGTTGGCTCCGCGGGAGACGAGCTGCGACCTCcacgctgcgctgccgcgtggcgcgccagcgccatgcggcgacgaggcgcactGGAGTGCCGTCGTGGGCGGGAGCCTCGACGCCTTGcgcgacgcgtgcgcgcgaACGCTGCACTCTTCGGCATCTCCTCGATCGTCCCTCGCGGGAACTCggccctctgcttcctcttcttgtcCGAGCCTGCCGCAGTCGCTGCCAGGGTTGCTGTCGTGTCTGGGCTCGTTGGTGTGGGCGGCGGCCTTTCTGCACGAGCGGCACCGGGGGGGCCTTCTGCCTTCGTTGACCGGCTTGTTGAACACAacggcgctgccctcgccgaACCAGGGGGACCTCGAGatctctcccttctcgctcgccttcctcacCTACCTGCTCCTGGCGCTcccgctctgcggcgtcgccgccctgccgtctccgctctcggcgctggcgcgcgcggcgatggCATTCCGCGCCTCGTTTCTGCTGCTGTCGTACGCCAacccgcatgcagccgcagccctcCATCGCGTACCCAGTTGCAGCAAGAAGGAACGcggggcggaaggcgcggcgtgcggaAAGGGCGACACGCCttcccgcgaggcgacggcgcagcacgccgccgcagcggctgcagtcCACGCCGCAGGCCTGCCCGAGCGCCACACGTGGCTGGTAGAAAGGAAGGCGGAGCAGCTCTGTCTCCTGGCTACTGATTTCCTCTGTTTCGCGCGCCGAGAACGGCCGCaagtcttcgccgcgctcggcgccgctggctTCTGCCCTCAGCCCTACTGGaagctccttctcgcgctcctgaCGTCCGGGGGtaacgccgccgcgacggcgacggtcgccgcggacgcgctgcgATGCACGCGAAACCCAAAAATGCTGCCTCCGAGGCGGCGAGACAAAACAggaaaagaaggcgacgaggacggcagCTCATATCTGTGGTTCCGCGCGCTGCCAGGCAGAGCAGGGGGCGCGAGGGACATGGAAGACGTCCAGGTCCTCTTTGAATGCTTCAGTCAG GCGACTGCCATGTACCCGCTCGCGGTTCAGGAGGATCTCTGCCTTTCCCTGATTCACAAGGCGCCACAGTTACCCGAcgcggcggtcggcgcgATTCTCATTTTGCTGAAACGCCGCTGGACGGATGCGGTCCTGCGCGTGGCTCggtgcgagagcgacgaggccgcgagcgccgctgaGGGCGAccgcccgcgcgaggcgccgagcggcgacgccctccGTCGCGAGGACGCACTTCAGGCGGCAGTCGCTGCCTCGGCAGCCACAGAAACTCGCCtgacggcgtcggcgtcgctcccgcGTGCTGCAGGCTTCGTCTCAGCCGCGCAGGTGGAGAACGCCGAGCTGCTGTGGCGCGTGATCAAGACGGCGCTActtgaggaaggcgagggaaCGGTGCTTGAGAACTCCGAGCGCCTCACGACCGTCCTGAACTGGCTCAAGCTCTGTATCTACAACCCCCCCtcagccggcgcgcgggagacgaagcgcgtcgtctcggcgcgcagcgagggcggcaaaACTGGAATGGAGCGACCCGATGCGACACAGAGAGCCgaaaaaggagaggaagcggaggaggtggaaggcgcagcagatcCAGGCGAGGTGCAGGGCGTGGCGGTCAGCCCGTCGCGGAGTGCTTCGCTCGctggccgcgcagagggcagacagagaggcgtcTTCGAACAGTTTGGCGACTGGCTCCTGGcgcggggcgaaggcgagctcacgcgcgccctcgagcagctggctgcgcgcctgGATATGGAGCACTCCAttctgcgcaggcgagaagacggcgcagaggcggacgccgcggggcatcaggcgcctctcgcgagtctcctctcatcggtcgcgcgcgagtgccTCCACCAGGCGCACATGCCAgacggcgtcctcgcgcaggcgggggggatcggggcgggcgcggcgcagctcgagctTCTTGTGCCTTCcagcagaggagggcgcggcgcacacgcgggGACGGGCGCCCTGAAGCCGCGCAAAAGAACAGTCGAGGAGGAAATGAAGCTCGCGCtcacgcagcaggcgctcaGCGACGTccgccaggcgctgcagactcggcgagagagacgccgacgcagcgcagcctAG